GTACCAGAGGAAACCTCTGGAAAGGCGATCGAGTTAGTGACCAAAAGAAAAGGCGAACTAACCATCATGGAGCCTAAAGGTGATGTGCAGCACTTAGAATTCAACATCCCAGCAAGAGGTTTGATTGGCTTGAGAAACCAAGTATTGACGGCTACTGCTGGTGAAGCTGTAATGACTCACCGTTTCAACGGATATGAGCCTTACAAAGGAGATATTCCAGGCAGGTTGAATGGTTCTTTAGTTTCCATGGAAACTGGACCGGGTACAGCTTATTCAATTGATAAACTTCAAGACCGAGGAATATTCTTCGTAGATCCGGGAGAAGACCTTTACATTGGTCAAGTAATCGGAGAGCATTCAAGAGCAAATGATTTGGCTATCAATATCCAAAAAGGTAAAAAGTTGACCAACATGAGAACTTCTGGAACGGACAACAATGCCAAAATTATTCCTGCTAAAAAATTCTCGCTGGAGGAAGCGTTGGAGTACATAGGAAAAGATGAATATGCTGAAATCACTCCTGTATCATTAAGAATGAGAAAGATAGATTTCAAGCCTTAAGTTTAAAATACTAAAACATTGAAAACGGCAACTCCTAAGAGTTGCCGTTTTTGTTTACAAATGCTTCACATTGTTTAGTAGCTAATTGTCAATCAAATGGTTATTTTAGTTGAATAATACATTAGATATAAAGTCACTACATGCCATCTAAACTAAGCTCACTTTCAAAAAGAGTATTACTCATCGTCATACCTTTCATTATTTCTGTCCAAGGCTGTGCTCCCAGCTTTACATCCTGGCAGAGCCCTAACTTTAAAGAACACGAATTCAAAAAGATCGTGGTTATTGGCATGTTTAAGCGACTGAATACGCGAACCAGCTTTGAAGAGGAAATCGTCAAGGCCTTTGAAGCAGAGGGTTATGTCGCTGTACATGGCATGTCAGTCCTTCCTCCTAGCTATCAACCTTCTTCTAGTGAAGATCTTGAAAGAATTCTGAAACAGGAAGATTTTGACCTGGTACTTATGGCAAGTGTAGCTGACAGGTCTAAAGAAACTCAATATCATCAAGGCAGCACCTACTATGGCGGATATAGAGGATATGGAATGTACAACTATTACAACTATGGCTATGGTTATAACATGTACTACGGTGGCTATGGATATGGCTGGTCAGATCCCGGGTATTATTCTACCAGCGTGGTAGATTTAGTAGAAACCAAAGCATTTGATATTTCAGGCAAAACCAAACCAGAAGAAGCCAATATTTGGGTTGGCCAATCAAAAATCACAGAAACTACCGATATGCGCAAAGCAGCTCGGATCTATGCCAAACAACTTATAATAGACTTTAAAAAAAGAAATATAATTAACTAGAACACACCTATGAAGACCATCAAAATCTTACTTATAGCAATCGTAGTCCTCCTCTCGAGCGATCTAGTTGCTCAAAAAAGACTCACTAAAATTATAGAAAGTGGTACCCTACGCGTTGGACTAACGGGCAACCAGCCCCCTTTTTCCATGAAAGACAAAAATGATCAGTTGATCGGGTTTGACGTGGACCTGGCCAACCTCATCGCCACTTCTATGGAGCTTGAATTGAAATTTGTTGAGATGTCTTTTGCCGAATTGCTCCCAAATCTAAAAGAGGGAAAAATTGACTTGGTAATATCAGGCATGACAATTACTCCAAGAAGAAATGTAGAGGTAGCCTTTGTAGGTCCATATATGATCTCTGGTAAGTCCATATTAACCAATGAAAAAACATTGGCTAATGCTACCAACCCACAAGACATTGATGCTGACTTACGTGTTGTGACATTGGATGGATCTACCAGTGAGAAATTTGTTGAAAACTATATGCAGCATGTAAAGGTGGAATTGGTTCAAAACTATGAAAATGCCATTCAAAAAATCATTAAAGACGAATCTGATGTCATGGTTGCCGATTATCCAACCTGCGCCTATGCCATGCTGAGATATCCAGACAAAGGCATGGTTATGCTAGACAGACCTTTAACGATCGAGCCTATTGGTATTGCGCTGCCTTACGACGATGCCCTGTTTGTCAATATGATGGACAACTTCATAGAATCTTTGGAAGCTACTGGTGTCTTGGTTCTGATGGAAGAAAAGTGGTTTGAAAATCCTTATTGGCTACTTGAATTAAAATAAGTCAGTTCGTCAAGCTAAAATATAAAGCAACTCCCTAACGAGTTGCTTTATATTGCTGTTTCAGCACATGCATGCTCAAATCAAATGCATCGAGTGATTGTAAAATCTCTTTTATGAAATTGGGGTTGTTTAGGTAGAAATTGAGGACGTTGTCGTGTCGCTCTTGCAACCCTCCTCCAGGGAATAATTTCTCCTTCAATGCGCCGATCTGATTCAAGGCAGTTTCATGCTTTTGCTCCTCAGATTTTTTAAGTCTTTTGGCAATGTTATCTAGTCCCTTTGCTGCTTTGGCATGCTCAGCTGCTATAAACCCTTTCAAAGAAGCATCAACCGTTTCTGCTTTTGCAATGAGCATATCATACACTTCTTTCAAATCGTCCACTTCGCCGTTTAGATTCATTTCATTTTCACCATGTTTAGCAAGGTAAGCTGCCCTCAGATCCTCAACATCTCTAAAAATATCAGTAGTAGACAGTTCAAACTTTTCCATTTTTTTAATGGAGGCAGCGTTTATGTACAGCGCAAAGTTTCTAGGTAGCAGTATAGGAAAGGCCGTTTCATAATGCTCAAACACTTTTGGCAATTGCAGCCAATAAATCATTTCCGCTGGACCTCCGACATAGGCTAGATTGGGCAGAATAAGCTCTTGATACAATGGCCGCATCACTACATTTGGGCTGAATCGTTCTGGGTGATTATCCAATTCTGAAAGGATTTCAGCTTCAGTGAACTTTAGTGATGTATTATTTACTTGGTAGGCATTGTCCTCTTTAAGAATTCGTTCTCTGCTTCCCTCCTGCAAATAGAAAAAATTGATTTCGCGAGAATAAATCTGAGGTGAGTAACCAGCTTCCTCTATTTCACGATTAGTGGCTTCTACCAAATCATTGGAGCGACTGCGAAGCAATTCATCCTTAATGACCGGCGCAAAAAGTCTTTTGAGTTTGGGGTGGTCGGCATCTACTACCACCACGCCCTCATCAGCGAACAGCTCATTTATGTAAAATCGAACAGCATCAGCGAGGTTATCATTTTCCAAATATGCCTTCTCGAACAGCTCCGTTTTCTCTGGGAGTGATTCTAAAACTTCTTTTAATCCATCATTCTTGAACCTACCCACAGCCCCTTTTTGCTCAGTTTGCCATTGATATTTCTTCCCAAACAAG
The sequence above is drawn from the Reichenbachiella sp. genome and encodes:
- a CDS encoding substrate-binding periplasmic protein, with the protein product MKTIKILLIAIVVLLSSDLVAQKRLTKIIESGTLRVGLTGNQPPFSMKDKNDQLIGFDVDLANLIATSMELELKFVEMSFAELLPNLKEGKIDLVISGMTITPRRNVEVAFVGPYMISGKSILTNEKTLANATNPQDIDADLRVVTLDGSTSEKFVENYMQHVKVELVQNYENAIQKIIKDESDVMVADYPTCAYAMLRYPDKGMVMLDRPLTIEPIGIALPYDDALFVNMMDNFIESLEATGVLVLMEEKWFENPYWLLELK
- the bshC gene encoding bacillithiol biosynthesis cysteine-adding enzyme BshC, whose translation is MQVEKIDLRDTQSFSNFFLDYLDDKSVLKKFYGLRPKVECFEEQISRKQFADENRQVLCQVLEEQYAKISQSASVSSNLDSLKESKTYTITTGHQLNIFTGPLYFIYKIATVVNACKTLKEKYPAYNFVPVYWMASEDHDFDEISHFNLFGKKYQWQTEQKGAVGRFKNDGLKEVLESLPEKTELFEKAYLENDNLADAVRFYINELFADEGVVVVDADHPKLKRLFAPVIKDELLRSRSNDLVEATNREIEEAGYSPQIYSREINFFYLQEGSRERILKEDNAYQVNNTSLKFTEAEILSELDNHPERFSPNVVMRPLYQELILPNLAYVGGPAEMIYWLQLPKVFEHYETAFPILLPRNFALYINAASIKKMEKFELSTTDIFRDVEDLRAAYLAKHGENEMNLNGEVDDLKEVYDMLIAKAETVDASLKGFIAAEHAKAAKGLDNIAKRLKKSEEQKHETALNQIGALKEKLFPGGGLQERHDNVLNFYLNNPNFIKEILQSLDAFDLSMHVLKQQYKATR